Within the Pseudobythopirellula maris genome, the region CGATCCGCCCCAACCCGCCGGGCGACTTGGAGTGGGCCGAGGCAACGCACCAGTCGATCCGCGGCCCGATCCGTGTCCGCTGGGAAGACACCGAGAGCGGATTCCGGCTCGAGGCCCGTGTGCCGGCGAACACCACGGCCACGATCTACCTGCCGGCGAGCCCCGACGACACCGTGACCGAACGCGGCGCGCCTGTGGAGAACGGCGAGCACGTCAGGTTCATCGGCCACGAAGAGGGCCGGGCGGTCTACGAGATCGACTCGGGCTCGTACGAGTTCGCCGTCCACGCGGCCCAATAGCACGGCCCATTAGTACGGCCGCGTAGCCGTGAGGCGGGACAAGCGGATCAGAGCAGCGGTTTCCACAGGGTGGGAGGTCGCTGCTCGATAGCGAGTTCGCGACAACGAAGCGTCGAACTGCCCCGCCTGCGATGGGCGACGCCTTCTATTGAGTTGCTAGCCGGGGTCGCCCAGCACGACTGTTACGGAGCCGAATTCCGTGTGAAAGACGCACAGAACGTTCTGGCGATTTGCGTAAGGGCGAGTCGTTCCGTTCAGGTTCCTCGAAGGACTGATAGCGTCTCTATCCAGCGCGAACGACCTTAAGAAGTTGCAGAGACTGTCGAGCATTGGCGATGGCCCCCGCCGTTATGCGCACTTGTGTCGTGCCTTCTGCGCAATTGGAAGTGCGTAATGCGATTCTCGGTGCGGTATAAAGCATTTTAGTCGAACTTTCTTGCGGATTGCTCGCATGTCGGCCACTCGCTCGCTAGCATCGAATCGAGTAGATACCGCGATGCAGGTTTGTCCGAGCGACGCCCCCGAGGCTCGCGACCAAACCGCTGCGTGTCCTTAGCCGCCCATCAGTAACCGGTTGGGCCACAACCAAGCGTTTCCGCCGGTAAGCGATTCGCCCGCCCCTCACCACGAGAGCCCCCCGATGAAGACCGCCCCCCTTCTTCTGCTCGCCACGCTCGTTGCGGCCCTGCCGCTCGGCGCCAGCGCCCAAGTGCTGTTCGAGAACGACCTTTCGTCCGGCGCCGGCTGGAGCCTGGTGCACGAAGACGACCCAAGCGACAACTTCGCAACCTTCGGCTTTGACTACAGCACGTTCGGCATCCCCGAAGCGCCCAACACCAAGCCTGGCGACGGCGCGACCAGCGGCCTGCAAATGATCGTCAACCGTGACTTAGAAAGGATCAACTCAGTGGCCGCTTTCCCCACTGGCATGAGTTTCAGCGGGAAGTACACCTACCAGTTCGATCTCTGGATGAACTGCATTGGCCCCTTCCCGCTCGGCGGCTCGGGCTCGACCGAGATGGGCGGCGGTGCTGTCGGGTTCGACAACACAAGCACCACTCCTCTGTCGGGCGCCAGCCTGCTCGTCACGGGCGAGGGGGGCGATAGCGCCGACTGGCGGCTGTACGCCCACGACGAGGCACAGGCGTTCAGCACGCACATTGATCCCGAGACCGAAGTCAACGATCTCTACGCCCCCGAGTTGCCCCACGCCAACGCCAACGCCAACGACTATCTCGGCCCGATCTTCCCCGGCAAGACAGCGCCCGCGGCGCAAACGGACCCCAATCCCCCGGTCCCGACCAACGGCCTCGACCAATCGGGCACGCTCGCGGACGGGACGATCGGATTCCGCTGGGTCACGTTCAAGTACACCGTCGACACCGACGCCGGCACGGCCTTTGTGCAGGCGACCGACGCCGAGACGGATGTGACCGCTGACATCGGTACCTTCACGCTCGACAACACCTATGTTGATCGCGAAACGATCGACACGAAACTCATCACCACGCTTGAGGGGAACATCTCGCTCGTCTACCGCGACCGATTCAGATCGACCCTCGATTATGATTTTGGTGCAGGAATCGATTTAACGCCTTACTCCTTCGGCTTGTTCGACAACGTGATTGTTGAAGAGTTTGAGATCCCGGACGTGCTCGTGGGCG harbors:
- a CDS encoding PEP-CTERM sorting domain-containing protein; translation: MKTAPLLLLATLVAALPLGASAQVLFENDLSSGAGWSLVHEDDPSDNFATFGFDYSTFGIPEAPNTKPGDGATSGLQMIVNRDLERINSVAAFPTGMSFSGKYTYQFDLWMNCIGPFPLGGSGSTEMGGGAVGFDNTSTTPLSGASLLVTGEGGDSADWRLYAHDEAQAFSTHIDPETEVNDLYAPELPHANANANDYLGPIFPGKTAPAAQTDPNPPVPTNGLDQSGTLADGTIGFRWVTFKYTVDTDAGTAFVQATDAETDVTADIGTFTLDNTYVDRETIDTKLITTLEGNISLVYRDRFRSTLDYDFGAGIDLTPYSFGLFDNVIVEEFEIPDVLVGDYNGNNVVDAADFTVWRDTRGDSVVAGTGADGNNNGVIDDGDYDKWVENFGMSITPPSVAVPEPATLLLALAAGGCLACGRRRA